A part of Synechococcus sp. KORDI-49 genomic DNA contains:
- a CDS encoding ATP-binding protein — protein sequence MSDGNAAIADWALPPSGGPPKGPDTFWRRMSDWWDEFSLQTKLLAIATLVVSLVMTGITFLALNGIQRDAVMNDTRYARDLGLLLAGNVTELVAQEQDRELANVAEKFWRSSRSVRYIFFADPDGVIYLGIPISATPTSGEGELRLSRRLELPEELRRRPQNPLVRQHLTPQGRVTDVFVPLIRDNHYYGVLGLGVNPNETALASAALTREVTVAVFISIWVLVILGAVFNALTITRPVKELLRGVRSVAAGNFQARIDLPVAGELGELLTGFNAMASQLEAYDEANIEELTAAQVKQQSLIATMADGAVLLDAAGCIVLANPTARRLFRWEGRNLENRELVAELPDLLAIELHSPLDALLAGNVDSEDLRCSVGEPARTLRIVMQAVRDASGESLKGIAVTVQDLTREVELNAAQSRFISNVSHELRTPLFNIKSYVETLHDLGDQLTEEEKKEFLGVANAETDRLTRLVNDVLDLSRLESGRAIQLEPVNIRPAMEQTLRTYRLNADDKGVKLELDARADLPEVVGNWDLLLQVLDNLVGNALKFSRSGGVLAMRAYLWPDTCQVRALNGVTDDGPTCPLSSPLPRLRVEVADTGCGISDADQVRIFDRFFRVENAVHTEVGTGLGLSIVRGILEKHSARVFMASELEVGTTFWFDLPLQQSDLDELQLQADRRSSMEQLV from the coding sequence ATGAGCGACGGCAACGCAGCCATCGCGGACTGGGCCCTTCCCCCGTCAGGTGGGCCTCCCAAGGGTCCTGACACCTTCTGGCGGCGCATGTCCGACTGGTGGGATGAATTCAGCCTGCAGACCAAGCTGCTGGCGATCGCCACCCTGGTGGTGAGCCTGGTGATGACCGGCATCACCTTTCTGGCCCTCAACGGCATCCAGCGGGACGCCGTGATGAACGACACCCGCTACGCCCGCGATCTCGGTCTGCTGCTCGCCGGCAACGTCACCGAACTGGTGGCGCAGGAGCAGGACCGGGAACTCGCGAATGTCGCCGAGAAGTTCTGGCGGTCCAGCCGCAGCGTCCGCTACATCTTCTTCGCCGACCCTGATGGGGTCATCTACCTCGGCATTCCGATCAGTGCCACGCCCACCAGCGGGGAGGGGGAGCTCAGGCTGAGCCGTCGGCTGGAGTTGCCGGAGGAATTGCGCCGTCGCCCTCAGAACCCGCTGGTCAGGCAGCACCTCACCCCCCAGGGACGGGTGACCGATGTGTTCGTTCCGCTGATCCGCGACAACCACTACTACGGCGTGCTGGGGCTGGGCGTGAACCCCAACGAGACGGCCCTCGCCAGCGCGGCCCTCACCCGCGAAGTGACCGTGGCGGTGTTCATCTCCATCTGGGTGCTGGTGATCCTCGGGGCGGTGTTCAACGCCCTCACCATCACCCGCCCGGTGAAGGAGCTGCTGCGCGGCGTGCGCTCGGTGGCCGCCGGCAACTTCCAGGCCCGCATCGATCTGCCGGTGGCAGGCGAGCTGGGGGAACTGCTCACCGGATTCAATGCCATGGCCTCCCAGCTGGAGGCCTATGACGAAGCCAACATCGAAGAGCTCACAGCCGCTCAGGTGAAGCAGCAATCCCTGATCGCCACCATGGCGGATGGGGCCGTGCTGCTGGATGCCGCCGGCTGCATCGTGCTCGCCAATCCCACCGCCCGCCGCCTGTTCCGCTGGGAGGGCCGCAACCTGGAGAACCGGGAGCTGGTGGCGGAGCTTCCGGATCTTCTGGCGATCGAGCTGCACTCACCCCTCGATGCACTGCTCGCCGGCAACGTCGACAGCGAAGATCTGCGCTGCAGCGTCGGGGAGCCGGCCCGCACCCTGCGCATCGTGATGCAGGCCGTGCGCGATGCCAGCGGTGAAAGCCTCAAGGGCATCGCCGTCACCGTTCAGGATCTGACCCGCGAAGTGGAGCTGAACGCTGCTCAGAGTCGTTTCATCAGCAACGTCTCCCACGAACTGCGGACACCGCTGTTCAACATCAAGAGCTATGTGGAGACCCTGCATGACCTCGGCGATCAGCTGACTGAGGAGGAGAAAAAGGAATTCCTCGGTGTTGCCAATGCCGAGACCGATCGCCTCACCCGCCTCGTCAATGATGTGCTCGACCTCTCCCGTCTGGAATCGGGCCGGGCCATCCAACTCGAACCGGTGAACATCCGTCCGGCGATGGAGCAGACCCTGCGCACCTACCGGCTCAATGCCGACGACAAAGGCGTCAAGCTGGAGCTCGACGCCCGAGCCGACCTGCCGGAGGTGGTCGGGAACTGGGATCTGCTGCTGCAGGTGCTCGACAATCTGGTTGGCAACGCCCTGAAATTCAGCCGCAGCGGTGGTGTGCTGGCGATGCGCGCCTACCTATGGCCCGACACCTGTCAGGTGCGAGCGCTGAACGGCGTCACCGATGACGGGCCCACATGCCCGCTCAGTTCCCCACTGCCACGGCTGCGGGTGGAAGTGGCCGACACGGGCTGCGGCATCAGCGATGCCGACCAGGTGCGCATCTTCGATCGCTTCTTCCGGGTGGAGAACGCCGTTCACACAGAGGTGGGCACAGGGCTGGGGCTCTCGATCGTGCGCGGCATTCTCGAAAAGCACAGCGCCCGCGTGTTCATGGCCAGCGAGCTTGAGGTGGGCACCACCTTCTGGTTCGACCTGCCCCTGCAGCAGTCGGATCTCGACGAGCTCCAGCTGCAGGCCGATCGGCGCAGCAGCATGGAGCAGCTGGTCTAG
- the rplU gene encoding 50S ribosomal protein L21, which yields MKAESADAEVAPSSSDAYAIVEASGTQVWLQANRYYDLDRIHADVDATITLDNVLLVKNAKGTTLGTPYVKDASVSLKVMAHRRGPKVIVYKMRPKKKTRSKNGHRQELTRVMVESISVGGKSIS from the coding sequence GTGAAGGCGGAATCCGCCGATGCCGAGGTCGCTCCCTCCTCATCCGATGCCTACGCGATCGTCGAGGCGTCGGGCACTCAGGTGTGGCTGCAGGCCAACCGTTACTACGACCTCGACCGCATCCATGCCGATGTGGACGCGACCATCACCCTGGACAACGTCCTGCTGGTGAAGAACGCCAAGGGCACCACCCTCGGGACGCCCTACGTGAAGGACGCCAGTGTCTCCCTGAAGGTCATGGCCCACCGCCGCGGCCCCAAGGTGATCGTCTACAAGATGCGTCCGAAGAAGAAAACCCGTAGCAAGAATGGTCACAGACAGGAGCTCACCCGGGTGATGGTTGAATCCATCTCCGTGGGCGGCAAGTCCATCAGCTGA
- the kaiC gene encoding circadian clock protein KaiC → MQFPPASGSTQMQVQKLPTGIEGFDDVCQGGLPIGRSTLISGTSGTGKTVFSLHFLHNGVKHFDEPGIFVTFEESPLDILRNAASFGWNLQEMVEQDKLFILDASPDPDGQDVAGSFDLSGLIERINYAIRKYKAKRVAIDSITAVFQQYDAVFVVRREIFRLIARLKEIGVTTVMTTERIDEYGPIARYGVEEFVSDNVVILRNVLEGERRRRTVEILKLRGTTHMKGEFPFTMGTHGISVFPLGAMRLTQRSSNVRVSSGVPRLDDMCGGGFFKDSIILATGATGTGKTLLVSKFIEDACRNKERAILFAYEESRAQLLRNGTSWGIDFEQMEQDGLLKIICAYPESTGLEDHLQIIKTEISQFKPSRMAIDSLSALARGVSHNAFRQFVIGVTGYAKQEEIAGFFTNTSEEFMGSHSITDSHISTITDTILLLQYVEIRGEMARALNVFKMRGSWHDKGIREFVITGNGPQIKDSFSNFERIISGVPHRVSTDERSELSRIARGVSSED, encoded by the coding sequence ATGCAGTTCCCTCCAGCCAGCGGCTCGACTCAGATGCAGGTTCAGAAGCTCCCGACAGGGATCGAGGGCTTCGATGATGTCTGCCAGGGCGGTCTCCCCATCGGACGCAGCACGCTGATCAGCGGCACCTCCGGTACCGGCAAGACCGTTTTCTCGCTCCATTTCCTGCACAACGGCGTCAAGCACTTTGACGAGCCGGGCATTTTCGTCACTTTCGAGGAGTCGCCCCTCGACATCCTGCGCAACGCCGCCAGCTTCGGCTGGAACCTGCAAGAGATGGTGGAGCAGGACAAGCTGTTCATCCTCGATGCCTCCCCCGACCCCGATGGTCAGGATGTGGCGGGCAGCTTCGACCTCTCCGGTCTGATCGAACGGATCAACTACGCCATCCGCAAGTACAAGGCGAAGCGGGTGGCGATCGATTCGATCACGGCTGTGTTCCAGCAGTACGACGCTGTGTTCGTCGTGCGTCGTGAGATCTTCCGGCTGATCGCAAGACTCAAGGAGATCGGCGTCACCACGGTGATGACCACCGAACGGATCGATGAATACGGCCCGATCGCCCGCTATGGGGTCGAGGAATTCGTCTCCGACAATGTGGTGATCCTGCGCAATGTGCTGGAGGGTGAGCGGCGGCGGCGCACGGTGGAGATCCTCAAGTTGCGTGGTACCACCCATATGAAGGGTGAATTCCCCTTCACGATGGGGACCCATGGCATCAGCGTCTTCCCGCTCGGGGCGATGCGGCTCACCCAGCGCTCCTCGAACGTGCGGGTCAGTTCCGGCGTGCCGCGGCTCGACGACATGTGCGGCGGCGGCTTCTTCAAGGATTCGATCATCCTCGCCACCGGTGCCACAGGGACCGGCAAGACGCTGCTGGTCTCGAAATTCATCGAGGATGCCTGCCGGAACAAGGAGCGGGCGATCCTGTTCGCCTACGAGGAATCCCGGGCTCAGCTGCTGCGTAACGGCACCAGCTGGGGCATCGACTTCGAGCAGATGGAGCAGGACGGTCTGCTCAAGATCATCTGCGCCTATCCCGAATCCACGGGCCTGGAGGATCACCTCCAGATCATCAAGACCGAGATCAGCCAGTTCAAGCCCTCGCGGATGGCGATCGATTCGCTCTCCGCTCTGGCTCGGGGTGTCAGCCACAACGCCTTCCGCCAGTTCGTGATCGGCGTGACCGGTTACGCCAAGCAGGAGGAGATCGCCGGCTTCTTCACGAACACCTCCGAGGAGTTCATGGGAAGCCATTCGATCACCGACTCCCACATCTCCACGATCACAGACACGATCCTGCTGCTGCAGTACGTGGAGATCCGCGGTGAGATGGCCCGGGCCCTGAACGTGTTCAAGATGCGCGGCTCCTGGCACGACAAGGGCATCCGCGAGTTCGTGATCACGGGCAACGGCCCGCAGATCAAGGATTCCTTCTCCAACTTCGAGCGGATCATCTCGGGTGTCCCCCATCGGGTGAGCACCGATGAGCGCAGTGAGCTCTCCCGCATCGCCCGCGGCGTCTCCAGCGAGGACTAG
- a CDS encoding bifunctional 2-polyprenyl-6-hydroxyphenol methylase/3-demethylubiquinol 3-O-methyltransferase UbiG has protein sequence MPQLRRSRDVDVSSFLQDALAVKEHLSRYLDLSLEVVEQRLPRSTDDLADLHPGAFRAEDATTFYEDTVGTGHLLELAAWHLSSADYIADTLRLQGMAARGQVLDFGGGIGTHALSAAALPQVEHVWFVDLNPHNQAFVQQRAEALGLAHKLSVHRDLSGTGDVAFDTVVCLDVLEHLPDPSAQLLEFHGRMAPDAIALLNWYFFKGNNGEYPFHFDDPELVDRFFRTLQAQFLEVFHPLLITARLYRPA, from the coding sequence ATGCCTCAGCTTCGTCGCAGCCGCGATGTGGACGTCAGCTCCTTTCTCCAGGACGCCCTGGCCGTGAAGGAGCATCTGAGCCGCTACCTGGATCTGTCGCTGGAGGTCGTGGAGCAGCGGCTGCCGCGCAGCACGGATGACCTGGCTGATCTGCATCCCGGGGCGTTTCGAGCCGAGGATGCGACGACGTTCTACGAGGACACGGTCGGCACCGGTCATCTGCTGGAACTGGCGGCCTGGCATCTCTCCAGTGCGGACTACATCGCCGACACCCTGCGGCTCCAGGGGATGGCGGCCAGGGGGCAGGTGCTGGATTTCGGAGGCGGCATCGGCACCCATGCGCTCTCAGCGGCTGCGTTGCCCCAGGTGGAGCATGTGTGGTTCGTGGATCTCAACCCCCACAACCAGGCCTTTGTGCAGCAGCGGGCCGAAGCGCTGGGGCTGGCGCACAAGCTCTCGGTGCACCGGGACCTCAGCGGCACCGGTGACGTGGCGTTCGACACGGTGGTCTGCCTCGACGTGCTGGAACATCTGCCGGATCCCTCAGCGCAGCTGCTGGAATTTCACGGGCGTATGGCACCCGACGCGATCGCCTTGCTGAACTGGTATTTCTTCAAGGGGAACAATGGTGAATACCCCTTCCACTTCGATGATCCGGAGCTGGTGGATCGCTTCTTCCGCACCCTCCAGGCTCAGTTCCTCGAGGTGTTCCATCCGCTGTTGATCACCGCCCGTCTGTACAGACCGGCTTGA
- the purD gene encoding phosphoribosylamine--glycine ligase has protein sequence MAMSTARPSTLPELQRLLVVGGGGREHALAWALGRCPGIETVWVSPGNGGSGPHQAAVAEDDAEGLIQHCREQAIDLVVVGPEAPLAAGVADALRAAGLAVFGPGADGALLEASKAWAKQLMQDAGVPTAGHWAVDSEAQALAVLEQVNRPLVVKADGLAAGKGVTVAETVAEAEAAIRAAFAGRFGNAGSHLVLEERLSGPEVSVFALSDGERLVLLPTAQDHKRLEEGDKGPNTGGMGAYAPAPLLDATGLEQVRRSVLEPTLAALRARGIDYRGVIYAGLMLTDDGPQVIEFNCRFGDPECQTLMPLLGPELARVLQACALGRLDLAPELSISAACSACVVAAAAGYPESPRKGDPIRLNLITDEQRQLFHAGTSRDAAGALHSSGGRVLAVVAQGDSFDAAFAKAYSGLEQVDFEGITYRRDIGHQVRTDA, from the coding sequence ATGGCCATGTCGACAGCCCGTCCCAGCACACTCCCCGAGCTGCAGCGCCTGCTCGTTGTCGGTGGAGGCGGTCGGGAACACGCGCTCGCCTGGGCCCTGGGGCGTTGCCCGGGCATCGAGACGGTCTGGGTCAGCCCCGGCAACGGCGGCAGCGGCCCCCATCAGGCGGCGGTGGCCGAAGACGACGCGGAGGGGTTGATCCAGCACTGCCGGGAGCAGGCGATCGATCTGGTGGTGGTGGGGCCGGAGGCACCGCTGGCGGCCGGTGTCGCCGATGCCCTGCGGGCAGCCGGTCTGGCGGTGTTCGGTCCCGGGGCCGACGGCGCCCTGCTGGAGGCGAGCAAGGCGTGGGCCAAACAGCTGATGCAGGACGCGGGCGTCCCCACCGCCGGCCACTGGGCGGTGGACAGCGAAGCGCAGGCCCTCGCGGTGCTGGAACAGGTGAATCGTCCGCTGGTGGTGAAGGCCGATGGACTCGCCGCCGGCAAGGGCGTGACCGTGGCGGAGACGGTGGCGGAGGCGGAGGCGGCGATCCGTGCGGCCTTCGCCGGCCGCTTCGGCAACGCCGGCTCCCATCTGGTGCTGGAAGAGCGGCTCAGCGGCCCGGAGGTGTCGGTGTTCGCTCTCAGCGATGGCGAGCGTCTGGTGCTGCTGCCGACGGCACAGGACCACAAACGGCTCGAGGAGGGAGACAAGGGGCCCAACACGGGCGGCATGGGGGCCTATGCACCGGCGCCGCTGCTGGATGCAACCGGCCTGGAGCAGGTGCGCCGCAGCGTGCTCGAGCCCACCCTCGCTGCCCTGCGCGCGCGCGGCATCGACTACCGCGGCGTCATCTACGCCGGACTGATGCTCACCGACGACGGACCGCAGGTGATCGAATTCAACTGCCGCTTCGGCGACCCCGAATGCCAGACGCTGATGCCGCTGCTGGGACCGGAGCTGGCTCGGGTGCTGCAGGCCTGCGCCCTCGGTCGTCTCGACCTGGCCCCCGAACTGAGCATCTCCGCCGCCTGCAGCGCCTGCGTCGTGGCTGCCGCTGCTGGTTATCCGGAGTCGCCACGCAAAGGCGACCCGATCCGGCTGAATCTGATCACCGATGAGCAGCGCCAGCTGTTTCATGCCGGCACCAGCCGCGACGCCGCCGGTGCCCTGCACAGCTCCGGCGGCCGGGTGCTGGCGGTGGTGGCCCAGGGCGACAGCTTCGATGCGGCCTTCGCGAAGGCCTACAGCGGGTTGGAGCAAGTGGACTTCGAGGGAATCACCTACCGTCGGGACATCGGTCATCAGGTGCGAACGGACGCATGA
- the purC gene encoding phosphoribosylaminoimidazolesuccinocarboxamide synthase, giving the protein MTPDHGDLLYEGKAKRVYAASQPDRVLVEFKNDATAFNAQKRAQLADKGRLNCQISARLFERLEAEGIPTHYLGLASETWMVVQRVAIIPLEVVLRNIATGSLCRETPIAEGTVIDPALLDLYYKDDGLGDPLLSEARVRLLGVVEPEQLSAIEQLARRVNDVLQPFFADLDLQLVDFKLELGFNAAGQLLLADEISPDTCRLWDRRSSDAQDRILDKDRFRQDLGGVMEAYGEVLKRVQASCADPRNCM; this is encoded by the coding sequence ATGACCCCTGATCACGGAGATCTGCTCTATGAGGGCAAGGCGAAGCGGGTGTATGCGGCCTCCCAGCCGGACCGGGTGCTGGTGGAGTTCAAGAACGATGCCACCGCCTTCAATGCTCAGAAGCGGGCCCAGCTTGCGGACAAGGGCCGACTGAACTGTCAGATTTCAGCCCGGCTGTTCGAGCGACTGGAAGCCGAAGGCATCCCCACCCATTACCTGGGTCTGGCCTCAGAGACCTGGATGGTGGTGCAGCGGGTCGCGATCATTCCGCTGGAGGTGGTGCTGCGCAACATCGCCACCGGCTCCCTCTGCCGTGAGACCCCGATCGCCGAGGGCACGGTGATCGATCCAGCCCTGCTCGACCTCTACTACAAGGACGATGGCCTCGGGGATCCGTTGCTCAGCGAAGCCCGGGTGCGACTGCTGGGGGTGGTTGAACCCGAGCAACTGTCAGCGATCGAACAACTCGCGCGCCGTGTGAACGATGTGCTCCAGCCGTTTTTCGCCGATTTGGATCTGCAGCTGGTGGACTTCAAGCTGGAGCTGGGCTTCAACGCTGCGGGTCAGCTGCTGCTGGCGGATGAGATCAGCCCTGACACCTGCCGGCTCTGGGACCGACGCAGCAGCGATGCCCAGGACCGCATCCTCGACAAGGATCGATTCCGACAGGACCTCGGCGGTGTGATGGAGGCCTACGGGGAGGTCCTCAAACGGGTCCAAGCCTCCTGCGCCGACCCCCGCAACTGCATGTAA
- the kaiB gene encoding circadian clock protein KaiB codes for MSPRKTYILKLYVAGNTPNSMRALKTLRNILETEFRGVYALKVIDVLKNPQLAEEDKILATPTLSKILPPPVRRIIGDLSDRERVLIGLDLLYDELTDNALGSGLIDTVDENDVTSGVDS; via the coding sequence ATGAGTCCCCGCAAGACCTACATCCTCAAGCTCTATGTCGCCGGCAACACGCCCAATTCGATGCGGGCGCTCAAGACGCTGCGCAACATCCTCGAAACGGAATTCCGCGGTGTCTATGCCCTGAAGGTGATTGATGTTCTGAAGAATCCGCAGCTGGCGGAGGAGGACAAGATCCTCGCCACACCAACGCTGTCGAAGATCCTGCCGCCACCGGTGCGTCGCATCATCGGTGACCTCTCCGACCGGGAGCGGGTTCTGATCGGACTCGATCTTCTGTACGACGAGCTCACCGACAACGCGCTCGGGTCCGGATTGATCGACACCGTCGATGAGAACGACGTCACATCCGGCGTGGATTCTTAA
- a CDS encoding circadian clock protein KaiA — protein sequence MAGPALTIALLLKTSELVDVCRQWLPSNRYELMVLPMEGEADLVSRLEQQREAIDAVVVEQQLLDPDTRDQLMSTGLLFPAVVVGELKGGVDYHSEELHLASDQLAQLGYNIDAAISRYLRQARVDGRPDEAASRAVGTLSRRLQERLGYLGVFYKRDPARFLGSLPPDERHELLESLQRTYRDLLISYFSDPAAANQALESFVNTAFFIDLPITRTVEIHVDLIDEFWKQLRLEGHKNDFLQDYRLALLDVMAHLCEMYRRSIPPDIPLSGTGSSRFRREPDLPEAPEVST from the coding sequence ATGGCCGGGCCGGCCCTCACCATCGCACTGCTTCTGAAGACCTCGGAACTGGTCGATGTCTGTCGGCAGTGGCTTCCCAGCAACCGTTACGAGTTGATGGTGCTGCCGATGGAGGGTGAGGCCGATCTGGTCTCCCGACTCGAGCAGCAACGGGAAGCGATTGATGCCGTGGTGGTGGAGCAGCAGCTGCTCGATCCCGATACCCGGGACCAGCTGATGAGCACGGGGCTGCTGTTCCCAGCCGTGGTGGTGGGTGAGTTGAAGGGGGGTGTGGATTACCACTCCGAGGAGCTGCATCTGGCCAGTGATCAGCTGGCGCAGCTCGGTTACAACATCGATGCCGCCATCTCCCGCTATCTGCGCCAGGCGCGGGTGGATGGCCGGCCCGATGAGGCGGCTTCACGGGCGGTGGGAACGCTGTCCCGTCGCCTGCAGGAGCGGCTCGGCTATCTGGGGGTCTTCTACAAGCGGGATCCGGCCCGCTTCCTCGGCAGCCTGCCGCCGGACGAACGGCATGAGCTGCTGGAGTCGCTGCAACGCACCTACCGGGATCTGCTGATCAGCTACTTCAGCGATCCGGCAGCCGCCAACCAGGCCTTGGAAAGCTTTGTGAACACCGCGTTCTTCATTGATCTGCCGATCACCCGCACGGTGGAGATCCACGTGGATCTGATTGATGAGTTCTGGAAACAGCTGCGGCTGGAAGGCCACAAGAACGACTTTCTACAGGATTACCGCCTTGCGCTTCTGGATGTGATGGCCCATCTCTGTGAGATGTATCGGCGCTCCATCCCGCCGGACATCCCTCTCAGCGGTACGGGATCCTCCCGCTTCCGTCGGGAGCCTGATCTCCCTGAGGCGCCGGAGGTGTCGACATGA
- a CDS encoding BamA/TamA family outer membrane protein has product MIRRLPRHSSVSVRKGVVGLALLLPLLSAPLQAQETPVEESVPVAEDPVTSVEVEETTVIEEPRVLISEVLIVGLSEHPEEERLQVEAYEAMQVRPGRRVTRAELQRDLNAVQATGWFSDVRITPENSPLGVRVVVQVEPFPTLSSVVLSPDFEGLPESQIEDTFGADYGRTLNLNDLQKRMKELQKWFSDQGYSLARISGPERVSPEGEVTLKLTQGEVAGIEVEFVNKEGETTDENGNPIGGKTKDWVVTREISIKPGDPFNRNLLEKDIKRLYGTQLFSDIKVSLRPVPEQPGDVVIVLGIVEQSTGQVSGGLGYSQSQGVFGQVQLQDTNLLGRAWNLGLNVTYGQYGALANVNFTDPWIYGDSHRTSFRGSLFISQQVPQVFQSEDSGNIRTVDGYADNGNKYAYNINQDNNPADDTFNSVNKAEKEFPDRSWFDYEGDAVALRRIGGSFSFSRPLNGGDPFKSTPWRALAGLSIANVRPINFAGESRPYGVSTSNFKNGKVKNKDIICVGFNCADSNDLVGLRLATTYNNLNDARNPTEGSFFTLSTEQFIGVNEDSPTFNRLRGSYTRFFPVNWLKLHKGCRPKPGEQADCPQAIGFQVKGGKILGEAPAYEAFCMGGSNSIRGWYDCDLAVSKAFGEVTLEYRFPIISIFQGEVFVDAGTDFDTQSSVPGKPGLLLGKDGSGVSVGTGVIVKTPVGPLRMEVASKDFTGDWRFNLGVGWKF; this is encoded by the coding sequence ATGATCCGACGCCTCCCCCGCCACTCCTCGGTTTCCGTCCGGAAGGGTGTGGTGGGATTGGCCCTGTTGCTGCCGCTGCTGTCGGCCCCTCTGCAGGCCCAGGAGACTCCGGTAGAGGAGTCCGTGCCTGTCGCCGAGGATCCCGTCACCTCCGTGGAGGTTGAAGAGACGACGGTGATCGAGGAGCCACGGGTGCTGATCTCCGAGGTGCTGATCGTCGGCCTCAGCGAGCATCCGGAGGAAGAACGCCTGCAGGTGGAGGCCTACGAGGCGATGCAGGTGCGTCCCGGACGTCGCGTCACCCGCGCTGAACTGCAGCGCGACCTGAATGCGGTGCAGGCGACGGGCTGGTTCTCCGATGTTCGAATCACCCCGGAGAACAGCCCTCTGGGTGTTCGGGTGGTCGTGCAGGTGGAGCCCTTCCCCACCCTCAGCAGCGTGGTGCTGTCGCCCGACTTCGAGGGCCTGCCGGAGTCGCAGATCGAGGACACCTTCGGGGCCGATTACGGCCGCACGCTGAACCTCAACGATCTGCAGAAGCGGATGAAGGAGCTCCAGAAATGGTTCTCCGATCAGGGCTACTCCCTGGCCCGTATCTCCGGTCCGGAGCGGGTGAGTCCCGAAGGCGAAGTGACCCTGAAGCTCACCCAGGGTGAGGTGGCCGGCATCGAGGTGGAGTTCGTCAACAAGGAAGGCGAAACCACCGACGAGAACGGCAACCCGATCGGCGGCAAGACCAAGGACTGGGTGGTCACGCGGGAGATCTCGATCAAGCCGGGAGACCCCTTCAACCGCAACCTGCTGGAGAAGGACATCAAGCGCCTCTACGGCACCCAGCTGTTCAGTGACATCAAGGTGTCTCTGCGTCCTGTGCCAGAGCAGCCCGGCGACGTCGTCATCGTGCTCGGCATTGTCGAGCAGTCCACCGGCCAGGTCTCCGGCGGTCTCGGCTACAGCCAGAGCCAGGGCGTGTTCGGTCAGGTGCAGCTGCAGGACACCAACCTGCTGGGCCGAGCCTGGAATCTGGGCCTGAATGTCACCTACGGCCAGTACGGGGCACTGGCCAACGTCAACTTCACCGACCCCTGGATCTACGGCGACAGCCACCGCACCTCCTTCCGCGGCTCACTGTTCATCAGTCAGCAGGTGCCCCAGGTGTTCCAGAGCGAGGACAGCGGCAACATCCGCACCGTTGACGGTTACGCCGATAACGGAAACAAGTACGCGTACAACATCAACCAGGACAACAATCCGGCGGACGACACGTTCAACTCGGTCAACAAGGCTGAGAAGGAGTTCCCCGACCGCAGCTGGTTCGATTACGAAGGTGATGCGGTCGCCCTGCGGCGGATCGGCGGCAGCTTCTCCTTCAGCCGTCCGCTGAACGGTGGAGATCCCTTCAAGTCGACCCCATGGCGTGCCCTGGCCGGACTGTCCATCGCCAATGTGCGGCCGATCAATTTCGCCGGAGAGTCCCGCCCTTACGGCGTTTCGACCAGCAACTTCAAGAACGGAAAGGTCAAGAACAAGGACATCATCTGCGTTGGTTTCAACTGCGCTGATTCCAATGATCTGGTGGGCCTGCGCCTGGCTACCACCTACAACAACCTCAACGACGCCCGCAATCCAACCGAGGGCAGCTTCTTCACCCTCAGCACCGAACAGTTCATCGGTGTCAATGAAGACTCCCCCACCTTCAACCGGCTTCGGGGCAGCTACACCCGCTTCTTCCCGGTGAACTGGCTGAAGCTGCACAAGGGTTGCCGTCCCAAGCCCGGTGAGCAGGCCGACTGCCCGCAGGCGATCGGTTTCCAGGTGAAGGGGGGCAAGATCCTTGGTGAAGCGCCCGCCTACGAAGCCTTCTGCATGGGCGGATCGAACTCGATCCGTGGTTGGTACGACTGTGATCTGGCCGTCTCCAAAGCCTTCGGGGAAGTCACCCTCGAGTACCGCTTCCCGATCATCAGCATCTTCCAGGGTGAGGTGTTCGTGGACGCCGGCACCGACTTCGACACCCAGAGCAGCGTTCCCGGCAAGCCCGGACTGCTGCTGGGCAAGGACGGTTCGGGTGTTTCGGTGGGCACGGGCGTGATCGTCAAGACACCGGTGGGCCCCCTGCGGATGGAGGTGGCCAGCAAGGACTTCACCGGCGACTGGCGTTTCAATCTCGGAGTCGGCTGGAAGTTCTAG
- the rpmA gene encoding 50S ribosomal protein L27 → MAHKKGTGSTRNGRDSNSKRLGVKAYGGETVTAGSILIRQRGSSVLAGVNVGTGKDDTLYALTDGVVKFESIRRGLRNRKRINITAAV, encoded by the coding sequence ATGGCACATAAGAAAGGCACAGGTTCAACCCGCAACGGTCGCGACTCGAACTCCAAACGCCTCGGCGTCAAGGCCTACGGCGGCGAGACCGTCACGGCCGGTTCGATCCTGATCCGTCAGCGCGGCAGCTCTGTTCTGGCCGGCGTGAATGTCGGCACCGGCAAGGACGACACCCTGTACGCCCTGACCGACGGTGTGGTGAAGTTCGAAAGCATCCGCCGCGGCCTGCGCAACCGCAAGCGCATCAACATCACCGCGGCTGTCTGA